In Massilia antarctica, the following are encoded in one genomic region:
- a CDS encoding 5'-nucleotidase, with product MTFEIEGKLVIGVASSALFDLTASHQVYLDSGPDEYRRYQERNLDVILGKGVAFPFIRRFLNINKVFPRHKPVEVVLFSRNSPETGLRVMRSIAHYGLDISRAAFITGKSPYTYLPAFNAALFLSANEEDVKSAVAANYPAGLVLPSKIVDDDDDIELRVAFDFDGVIADDESETIFKRNNDVDEFHAHETLHMAVPHQPGPLAKMFRRLSLMQRLEDRAQKRDPGYKKVLRIAIITARNAPSHERVVTTLKSWGVSASETFFLGGMNKTRVLSIFKPHIFFDDQLTHLTSSPGGTIPMVHVPFGIANRRPA from the coding sequence ATGACGTTTGAGATTGAGGGCAAGCTGGTGATCGGCGTAGCGTCGAGCGCCCTGTTCGACCTGACCGCCTCGCACCAGGTGTACCTGGACAGCGGGCCGGACGAATACCGCAGATACCAGGAGCGCAACCTCGATGTCATACTCGGCAAGGGCGTGGCGTTTCCCTTCATCCGGCGCTTCCTGAACATCAACAAGGTATTCCCGCGCCATAAGCCGGTGGAAGTGGTGCTCTTTTCGCGCAATTCGCCCGAAACCGGGCTGCGCGTGATGCGCTCGATCGCCCACTACGGACTCGATATCTCGCGCGCCGCTTTCATCACCGGCAAGTCGCCCTACACCTATCTGCCGGCGTTCAACGCGGCGCTGTTCCTGAGCGCGAACGAGGAAGACGTCAAGAGCGCCGTCGCGGCCAATTATCCGGCCGGCCTGGTGCTGCCGTCGAAAATCGTCGACGACGATGACGACATCGAACTGCGCGTGGCCTTCGATTTCGACGGCGTGATCGCCGACGACGAGTCGGAGACCATCTTCAAGCGCAATAACGACGTCGATGAATTCCACGCGCACGAAACCCTGCACATGGCCGTCCCGCACCAGCCGGGCCCACTGGCGAAGATGTTCCGCAGGCTGTCCTTGATGCAGCGCCTGGAAGACCGTGCGCAAAAGCGCGACCCGGGCTACAAGAAGGTGCTGCGCATTGCCATCATCACGGCGCGCAACGCGCCGTCGCACGAGCGCGTGGTGACCACCCTCAAAAGCTGGGGCGTGTCGGCCAGCGAAACCTTCTTTTTGGGCGGCATGAACAAGACGCGCGTGCTGTCGATCTTCAAACCGCATATTTTCTTCGACGACCAGCTGACCCACCTGACATCCTCGCCCGGAGGGACGATCCCGATGGTGCATGTGCCGTTCGGAATCGCCAATCGGCGCCCGGCGTAG
- a CDS encoding HDOD domain-containing protein, with product MKRWLDRLLGSDSEESKPAPAPVVPVPAPVRVRAPDPVHAQQVDALFYRWLAGITPNSGASSDEKIILVDLAYMGQLPMSEITLAPSMPALFPHLLRSMRDSTVSGADLARQLSQDKELEAEILREANRPCHHPHYHTSDPVTTVERATMLLGVNGLRMLVGRAALLPIIISMTPGPFSQLSTPLLWRQCEKCALAASVLAPAVRANPVEAYFAGLLYNLGLIVCFRLLDQVNTEPALPQSEGFIIALHAQARALSVRIAKAWDFPDTVIGAIEQAGQPDGTPLSQALALGDMISRLRMLVDSAHFEADDPFVLEGLDAAGLACFDELQNEDE from the coding sequence ATGAAACGGTGGCTAGATCGATTGTTGGGCAGCGACAGCGAAGAAAGCAAGCCTGCGCCCGCCCCCGTCGTACCCGTGCCCGCTCCTGTGCGCGTGCGCGCGCCCGACCCCGTGCACGCGCAACAGGTCGACGCGCTGTTCTACCGCTGGCTGGCCGGCATCACGCCAAACAGCGGCGCGTCGAGTGACGAAAAAATCATCCTTGTCGACTTGGCCTACATGGGCCAGCTTCCGATGAGCGAAATCACCCTCGCGCCCAGCATGCCCGCCCTGTTTCCGCATCTGTTGCGCAGCATGCGCGACAGTACCGTGTCCGGCGCCGACCTGGCGCGCCAGCTGTCGCAGGACAAGGAACTGGAGGCCGAAATCCTGCGCGAAGCGAACCGGCCCTGCCACCACCCCCACTATCACACCAGCGACCCCGTGACCACGGTCGAACGGGCCACCATGCTGCTCGGGGTGAACGGCTTGCGCATGCTGGTCGGGCGCGCCGCGCTGCTGCCGATCATCATCAGCATGACGCCGGGGCCGTTTTCGCAGTTGTCCACCCCGCTGCTGTGGCGCCAATGCGAAAAATGTGCGCTGGCGGCCAGTGTGCTGGCGCCGGCCGTGCGCGCCAACCCGGTCGAAGCGTATTTCGCCGGCCTGCTGTACAACCTGGGCCTGATCGTCTGCTTCCGCCTGCTCGACCAGGTCAATACCGAACCGGCGCTGCCGCAGTCGGAAGGCTTCATCATCGCCCTGCACGCCCAGGCGCGCGCCCTCTCGGTGCGCATCGCAAAGGCCTGGGACTTTCCTGATACAGTGATCGGCGCCATCGAGCAGGCCGGCCAGCCGGACGGTACACCGCTGTCGCAGGCGCTGGCCCTGGGCGACATGATCAGCCGCCTGCGCATGCTGGTCGACTCGGCCCACTTCGAGGCAGACGACCCGTTCGTGCTCGAAGGGCTGGACGCGGCCGGCCTGGCCTGTTTCGACGAACTGCAGAACGAGGATGAGTAA
- a CDS encoding DUF5335 family protein, with the protein MRAEKRDKSAWRGFFDGISNILPGKQVEIEVDSPRIGARIASRYASLPGIVDDERSEILEIKAVGVEQIVRLRGPLMLPASGPA; encoded by the coding sequence ATGCGCGCCGAAAAGCGGGATAAATCTGCCTGGCGTGGTTTTTTCGATGGAATATCGAATATTTTGCCTGGAAAGCAAGTCGAAATCGAGGTCGATTCGCCGCGCATCGGCGCCCGGATCGCATCGCGCTACGCGTCGCTGCCGGGGATTGTGGATGACGAGCGCAGCGAGATCCTGGAGATCAAGGCCGTTGGCGTCGAGCAAATCGTACGCTTGCGCGGCCCGCTCATGCTGCCGGCGTCAGGGCCCGCCTAG
- a CDS encoding PP2C family protein-serine/threonine phosphatase, producing MTDTGTVRPSNEDNFLIDTALGLVAVADGMGGHESGEIASADALTSLAQFLHASADGDGDGVPANFRPSPFDPDSTDPDGMASEAALAAMVTLHDAVEFANQRMYQTNLANRRGDGGGMGTTLTGLWQPAPGSPLLVFHVGDSRLYRYRAGRLTQLTRDQTMYQEAIEAGATEHLPPRNLLLQALGPSCDTHPDLRIEAVQAGDLYLLCSDGLYGATSDERIAAVLAGASVERLGECCKELIATALQDGSRDNVTAVLLQCD from the coding sequence ATGACCGATACCGGCACCGTCCGTCCCTCCAACGAGGATAATTTCCTGATCGATACCGCCCTCGGCCTGGTGGCGGTGGCCGACGGCATGGGCGGACACGAATCGGGCGAGATCGCCAGCGCCGACGCGCTCACCTCGCTGGCCCAATTCCTGCACGCCAGCGCCGACGGCGACGGCGACGGGGTGCCCGCCAACTTCCGTCCCAGCCCGTTCGACCCCGACAGCACCGATCCGGACGGCATGGCCAGCGAAGCGGCCCTGGCCGCCATGGTCACCCTGCACGACGCGGTCGAGTTCGCCAATCAGCGCATGTACCAGACTAATCTCGCCAACCGGCGCGGCGATGGCGGCGGCATGGGCACCACCCTCACCGGCCTGTGGCAGCCGGCGCCGGGCAGCCCGCTGCTGGTGTTTCACGTCGGCGACAGCCGCCTGTACCGCTACCGCGCCGGCCGCCTGACCCAGCTCACGCGCGACCAGACCATGTACCAGGAAGCCATCGAAGCGGGCGCGACCGAACACTTGCCGCCGCGCAATCTGCTATTGCAAGCGCTCGGTCCCTCGTGCGATACCCATCCGGACCTGCGCATCGAGGCGGTGCAAGCGGGCGATTTGTATCTGCTGTGCAGCGACGGCCTGTACGGGGCCACGTCCGACGAGCGCATCGCCGCCGTGCTGGCCGGCGCCAGCGTGGAACGGCTGGGCGAGTGCTGCAAGGAATTGATCGCCACCGCCTTGCAGGACGGCAGCCGCGATAACGTCACGGCCGTCCTGCTCCAGTGCGACTAG
- a CDS encoding MFS transporter, with protein MQRRDRELYARPMRQLCAFILAVMLLTQVALAAYAWSLADQRFLPALERKAQTIGVALAGRLTFAIDQGTPLAQAASASAAWQAILARHGDIAYILLTDASGKVLYRGGAGAEVIAPENYLDTHADIVHRYVRHGQVHVGVERGYLRTRMLALRYDLAILLLASLCIAFEALWFIVTLNFSAPVRQVIAVMRHMAAGDFRHRTSAGPPDALAARLNALEARINDGFREVAQRAAMPGQQAVGAIVLRRLRARYRFDEDGSGVALPRLRIVTVRLLTFLCVFAAMVAQPVLAQHGAASALPVSAFVLALAFTLAWAGPWSDRVGRRRSYVTGALIAAAALACTAFAPDLALQMLARATAGAGVALMLSACHGYAHDNADGGSARALAQLAGGAALAACCAPAAGALLADHVGHAGAYLAGAAAALAGAALAAAVLDGRAGRSRLSGPAPRMTPACLGVMAAAFLYAALVMFLIPLLTTQLDGAGLLPLLGGLGAALLALLFARASRPGRRWCMLAGLAGACGPLAAALLAQRFGPDLAILWLGAAALGVALRAALALMARACQRWAPAAVPS; from the coding sequence GCTGGCCGGACGGCTGACCTTCGCCATCGACCAGGGAACGCCGCTGGCGCAGGCGGCCAGCGCCAGCGCCGCATGGCAGGCCATCCTGGCACGCCACGGCGACATCGCCTACATCCTGCTTACCGACGCCAGCGGCAAGGTGCTGTACCGCGGCGGCGCGGGCGCCGAAGTGATCGCACCGGAGAACTACCTCGACACCCATGCCGACATCGTGCACCGCTACGTACGGCACGGGCAGGTGCACGTGGGCGTGGAGCGCGGCTACCTGCGCACGCGCATGCTGGCGCTGCGCTACGACCTGGCGATCCTGCTGCTGGCCAGTCTTTGCATCGCCTTCGAGGCGCTGTGGTTCATCGTCACGCTCAATTTCTCGGCCCCGGTGCGCCAGGTGATCGCGGTCATGCGCCACATGGCGGCCGGCGACTTTCGTCACCGCACCAGCGCCGGCCCGCCCGATGCCCTGGCGGCACGCCTGAACGCGCTTGAAGCACGTATCAACGACGGCTTTCGCGAGGTCGCGCAGCGCGCCGCCATGCCAGGGCAGCAAGCGGTCGGCGCCATCGTGCTGCGGCGCCTGCGCGCGCGATACCGCTTCGACGAAGACGGCAGCGGCGTCGCGCTGCCCCGCCTGCGCATCGTCACGGTGCGCCTGCTCACCTTCTTGTGCGTGTTTGCCGCGATGGTGGCGCAGCCGGTGCTGGCGCAGCATGGCGCCGCGTCAGCCCTGCCGGTCAGCGCCTTCGTGCTGGCACTGGCATTCACGCTGGCCTGGGCCGGGCCGTGGTCGGACCGCGTCGGACGCCGGCGCAGCTATGTGACCGGTGCGCTGATCGCGGCGGCGGCGCTGGCCTGTACTGCGTTCGCGCCCGATCTCGCGCTACAGATGCTGGCACGCGCCACGGCCGGCGCCGGCGTGGCGCTGATGCTCAGCGCCTGCCATGGCTACGCGCACGACAACGCCGACGGCGGCAGTGCGCGTGCGCTGGCACAATTGGCCGGCGGTGCGGCGCTGGCGGCCTGCTGCGCGCCTGCCGCCGGGGCCCTGCTGGCGGACCATGTCGGTCATGCCGGGGCTTATCTCGCCGGCGCCGCGGCCGCGCTGGCCGGCGCAGCCCTGGCAGCGGCGGTGCTGGACGGGCGCGCGGGCCGCTCACGGCTATCCGGGCCGGCACCGCGAATGACACCGGCGTGCCTCGGCGTCATGGCGGCAGCCTTCCTGTACGCGGCCCTTGTCATGTTCCTGATTCCACTGTTAACAACGCAGCTGGACGGCGCCGGCCTGTTGCCCCTCCTCGGCGGGCTGGGCGCGGCGCTGCTGGCACTTCTGTTCGCACGCGCCAGCCGGCCGGGCCGGCGCTGGTGCATGCTTGCCGGGCTGGCCGGTGCGTGCGGACCGCTTGCCGCCGCCCTTCTCGCGCAGCGGTTCGGCCCTGACCTTGCCATCCTGTGGCTCGGAGCGGCCGCCCTCGGCGTGGCGCTGCGGGCGGCACTGGCCCTGATGGCAAGGGCCTGTCAGCGGTGGGCACCCGCAGCCGTGCCGTCCTGA